A window of Phragmites australis chromosome 2, lpPhrAust1.1, whole genome shotgun sequence genomic DNA:
AGTATTACTATTTGGCGATAGAAGGAAATCACCGCTTCTCTCAAATAAACAAGAACAGGTCATGGTCCCAAATCTAAGGAAGAAGGGATTCACATGGATGTAAGACGGAGGATCCATCTCGAGCTGCTTTGTTTTGCATGCATAAGATGCCCGCGTTGGATCCTACTTAAGTCTCGTGCACCAAGGTTGACATGAGCACAGCAGTGAACCCATGGGCTAGCAGCACCTTTGCATCTCGACGGTGCTCATCATTGTTAATGTCGTTAGAATATAATCTGAAGTTCTAAATTTGAGCATGTTTCTATACTGGTGGCAAGGAGGATCAACCATTTTGACATCTCATTCATGCTAGATTGACTAAACAACACAATGCATTGTTACATCACACAAGTCATGCTGCGTGTGAAGGTTAGTGGTGGCCATCAAGAAGATGGTCAGGCAGTGAGGAAACTATGTTAAAACAGATTGATAATTTAGAAAGCAGCTATTTAAATTGTGAAGCCAAAGAACCAACAGAAAGCATGGTTCAGAGTTTGCATTGTTGACGATTGTTAGAAGCTTACACTAATTCACAAGATCGGCTAATTTAATTTCTCCCattgaatgcatataaatgaatcAGCAAACAACAGCATAGTTACTAGAAGAAATGTAGAAATTAGACAGAAGTAATCAGCAACGTACAATCTTGAAGGCTTCAGTCTTCATTCTTAACTTCAACTTCATGTATCGTCATTCTGATGTAGAGAGCAATGCAACAGGGATGCAGGAACTTCTCAATACCAAACTTGTTCGCCCTCAAACCAGTTTTAGTCCCATAATTAGCAAGTGGCCGGTCCAAACAGTTAGTAGTGTAGCCTTTAAAACTGACTAAAAGGAGTAAAAAAACTGCAGCCTCAAATACAAAGCTTCCTAGTTCATTCACAGGTTTCTTGCTCGTGAATCTGAAACTTTAAATTATTCACCACCATGCAAGTAAGTCAAGAAAAATGAATAAAATGGACTACTCATGGATATTCAAGATCTCCATGTTTTGAAACCATCAATCGATCCAGTGATGTTTTAACTCAGCACCTGCTTGGGTTGGTGAAAGTCGAAGCTTGAGAAGTAGCCTGCTTCCATCAGGGCTCTGAACTATCAGATGCAATTTTCAATCAAATTGCCACCTCCAAAGTCATTTAGGAAGTAGATCCAAGAAAAACTTCATGTTCCTGAAACCAAGGAGGGTGGGCAATATCATTGATATTGTTATATCATAGATGAACTCAAATAAAGAAACTCAACCAATACTTGAATTATTTTTCTGTTTGACTTATCAAGTAGCTCACATTTACAAAATACTCATTATGCCGAGCAGCTTCAGGAAGAAAGATTGGGAAATGTCGAGTTTACAACTTCCACCTCCAACGCTATAGTGTCTCATGTCAAGAATGTTAAGTCAACAGACATTGTGATGAAGGATTAAGCAAATTTAGTGCACAAAAGAGCAATCAAGTAGATGCTGCTGTGTTAGACAAACTCCACAGCGTTGAGTATATTTCATCCTTACAAAGATGTGAACTACCTCCGTTCACAAACTCATGTATTTCTCCATCCACTTCAATCACACTCCGTCCAATATCCTTTTTCATCCCTTCAGCACTCATCAATTTCCTAATCTTCAAAACATCCTCCCACATCCCTTCATCAGCATAGATATTTGACAGAAGAACATAGACTCCAGAGTCATCAGCTCCAAGATTTGCAAGACGTTCAACTGATAGTTCAGCCAGCTCAACACACCTATGGCTTCGGCAGGCAGCAAGAAGAGATCCCCACAATTCTGGAGTTGGTTCCATGGGCATTGTCTCTATAGCATGCCTAGCCTGATCCAAGCGTCCAGAGCGGCCAAGGAGATCAACCAATGCACCATAATGTTCTACCTTGGGATCTATCCCGAAATCCTTCCTCATTCTGTGAAATATCCCTAAACCCTCCGAGACCAACCCAGCATGCGTGCAAGCAGTCAGCACGGCAAGTACGCTAAGATCATCCATGGGTGCTGCTTCAGCTTCCATTCGATGGAAAAGCATGACGGCATCCAGACCGTAACCATGAGTTCCAAGTCCAACGATCATCACATTCCAAGTGACCACACTCTTCTCAGCCATGCTTTCAAAGATCATCATGGCGAGGTCCAAACGCCCACATTTCATGTACATATCTATCAAAGCTGTCTGCACCACAACATCGAAcaacaccttcttcttctccaagtaAGAGTGCAGCCATCTGCCTTGCTCCATAGCGCCTAATTGAGCACAAGCCGTGACTGCCCCAACTGCAGCGACTCTATCAGGCCTTACTCCACACCTTAGCATACTCTGAAAATACTCCAAAGCCTCCTTCGCCTCCCCACACCTGACATACCCATCGATGACAACACTCCACGAGATCACGTTCCTCTGCGGCATTTCCTCAAATAGTGCCCTCGCCTCATCCATCCTTCCATGCCTGGCATAaccatcaatcatagagttccAGCAGACCAAATCCCTACACGGCATTTGATCAAATAGCTCGCGTGCACGGTCCACACCACCAGCCTGCTTCCCATACCCATCGATCATGGTGGCCCAGGAAAACGCGTCCCTCTGGGGCGTTTCATCGAACAGCTCCTGAGCGAGATCCATCTCCCCGCACGCGACGTACCCAGAGACCATAGAGTTCCACGAGACGAGGTCCCGCACGCCGCCGCCAATCTCATCGAACACCTTCCTCCCCGAACGGCAGTCCCGGATCCTACAGTAGAAGCTGATGAGAGCGTTCGCCGTGTACAGGTCTCCACCCAGCCCCCTCCTCACGGCCTCGGCGTGCACCAGGAGCCCGACCCTACAGCCGGGAGCGCAGCCGCAGGCCTTGAGGGAGGCGGGGAAGGTGTAGGCGTCGGGCGTCACGCCGCCCCGGCGCATGCGCGCGTAGTATAGGAGCGCTTTTCGAGGGCTCGCGTGGGCGTGGGCGCGGATGAGGGTGTTCCAGGGGAACGGGTGGCGGGCGACGAGCTCCGGGAGGCGCGCGAAGACCGCGTCGGCGTGGGCGTGCGCGGTGGGTGCGGGGACGGATgcgagggcgaggaggaggaggttggaGAGGCGGACAGGGGAGGCGAGGAGGCGGccggaggtgaggaggagcgcGTGGCACTGGAGCGCGTGGGAGGCGGACCTGCAGCCGCGGAGGCGGTAGAGGAGGCTGGACTGGGCGACGGCGAGACGAGGCGGCATCGATCACTCGATGGTATGGTGAGTTTCAAACTCGAAACTCGAATGCGGGGAGAGACTACACGATGAATGAACTCGAGGCGTTTCCTGGGCAGGCTGGCTCTAGGTGGGCTGGAAGAAGCCCATGCACCTGATCTGGGCCGCGGGTAGTGGTCCTAGCCTAGGCCTGGACTTAGCGCTGGTCGGGTTGGGCCATATAGGCTCTGGTGGGCTTCAATTAGCccaatctattatcttagtataCGGGAAAAAAAAGGAGCCTCCACGTTAATCCTCAAGTCCTAGAAATTTCCACATTAATCATAGAAAAAGGGAAGGATCTACACCATCTATTTTGGGTACTAAATTATACGGCTTGGATTGAATCGTACTGATGTTGGTTTTCAAGATTGAATCGTACTGATGTTGGTTTCCAAAAATATCTAGACCGATGTCGGATAGGAGATAGATTGAAATTTGTTTACGTAACGATGTTGTTCTCCAAAACTGTACATTAGAAAATAGATAGACATCTCCGTATCCTAATAGATTCCTTATCAATAGCTTATCATGACAATAAATATGGCATCACCTAATACCAGAACCACACACGCACGCCCAGATATTGGAGTTCAATCGGCTGTCCTCACCAAAGACCAGAACGACAGATTTAATCGGCTGGAATCACCAAATACCAGAACCACACAGCGAACAACACACGCACGCCCAGATTTTTTAGTTCAATCGGCTGGCATCACCAAATACCAGAACCACACACGCACGCCCAGATATTGGAGGTCAATCAGCTAGCTTCACCAAAGAACAGATCGACAGACGCACGCCCAGATTTTGGAGTTCAATCGGCTGGACTCACCAAAAAACATAATTCTCGCTGGTATGCTCCATGCCTATGCCTTCATGCCTGTTATTGTACTGCATTACGATTCTGGTATTTTGTTAATGCCAAGACACCTGAGAGAAGCATGTTTGAAGCACCTCATTAGGCTTCACAGTTATTAAATAGGAGACGAATATGTTTGAATAGTAGATGAAGAAGCATCTTATGATCACGATTCTGTGATAAAATAGATGCCAACACACCTGAGAGAAGTAAGTTTGAAGTACCTCATTAGGCTTTACAGTTATTATATGGGGATTAAACAATGCCCCTAAAGATCCTGAAAATAGGAGATGAATATGTTTAAATAGTAGATGAAATTTCTTTACTGACTATTGAAGCATCTTATGATCACAATTCCTATCTGCCTTTCTACCTTGAGTTACAAACATTATGGCAGTATATGATTTATTTATTGTTGAAAATTATTGTTATTATAAAATGTATGTTCGTTATGTACTATTTAAGCATATTTTGACTACTACACTGTCACCATATATGAATTCCTATTTGCCTTTGTACTTTGAGATACCAATACTATGGCATATAAAAAACTGAATGAGCTCACGATAAAAGTAGAATCAATGAGCATTAAAGTGAAAGTCATAAGAATTTGGGATCCTGAGAGAAGAATGTTTGAAGTACCTCATTAGGCTTCACAGTTATTTTATGGAGATTAAACAATGCCCCTAAAGATCTTGAAAATAGGAGATGAATATGTTTGAATACTAGATGAAATTTCTTTACCGACTATTGAAGCATCTTATGATCACAATTCCTATCTGCCTTTCTACTTTGAGTTACAAACATTATGGCAGTATatgatttatttgttgttgAAAATTATTGTTATTATAAAATGTATGTTCCTTTGACCATATCTGAATTTCTATTTGCCTTTGTACTTTGAGGTACCAATACTATGGCATATAAAAAACTGAATGAGCTCACGACAAAAGTAGAATCAATGAGCATTAAAGTGAAAGTCATAAGAATTTGGGATTCGATTAATAATGCAACTGATGAACTCATGAGCTTGGATATGATTTTGCTGGATGAACAGGTATTTTCTGTAGTAATATTCGTCTATACAAATACATATGTTTTTATTGTTTGCTAAATTCCTTTGTTTGAACAGGGTGAAACTATTCATGCTACTATCTGGAAGAATCTAATAGATACTTATAGACCACAGATCAATGGGAAAGCTATATATGCATTCAGTAATTTCAAAGTTCAGGAATCCAGCAGATACCGTCCATTGAGCAATTCAATTAAAATTGTTTTCATGTATAATACAAAGGTGAAGCAGGTGAACGAGGCATCAGATAAATTCCAGGAATACTACTTTGAGTTTGCTACAAAAGACAAATTACTAGAACGAGAAAATAAAGATAAACAATGCTCAGGTAAGTGTTTGTTTATGACCTAATTTAATTTATAACTATTTGTACTGTACATTAATTTATCCTTAACTTTGCAGATATAATTGGATTACTTACCAGTATTAAACCGGTACAAGAAAGGACAATAATGAGGAATACGTCAAGTCAGCGTACTAAAGATATCCGCGAGATTGAAGTTCTCCTGTTAGAGTAAGACAACATATTCATTAAATTTATGGAcatccaaaaaatattttctcgCATTCAGTTTTTACATTTAAAGTTCATCCTCTATACAACACAAAATTTCAGGGGTGAAAAGATCAGGATAACATTATGGGGGAAACTAGCACATTATCTAAATGAAGATGTAATTGGAAAGCATACAGTTGTTATTGTTACATCAACTATGGTTGAAGCCTCAATGTTCAAAAGTAAGTTCAAATATTGTACAATATATTACGATGATTTGTCATAAATATAGATAACATATAAATGAGTCAACCAGGTCTTTCTTTGAAGAGTACTAGCGCTACAAGATTATATATAGATTTAGATCTACCAGAAACTTGGCAACTCATTGACAGGTATGCAATATATTCTCTATGTATTTTCGAAATATGGAAATATTAATCTTTTCCTGCATATTATAATTATTACATATTTGAACCATTTATTTTTACGTATTAGTACCGTGTACTGTACAGGTACTCAAATGatgaaactttaccaaaaatAATGGAGGTAAACAAAAGTACACAAGGGACACTAGAGGAGCAAATGTTTTACAACAGAAGAACATTACAGGAAATCACGGAAATGAGACACGACAACCCAACAGACCAAGTATATCAACTTTAATTGGTTAAACTTATATATTTGCAGTACTAacattcatatattttatttgtaggaATTTGTATTTACATCAAAAGCTAGGATAGATAAGATACAAGAAAATGCTAGGTGGTGGTATATGTCATGCAAGTATTGCAACAAAATGTGTGATAAAATAGACGAGAAGTATTATTGTAACAACTGCGACAAATATCCCAACAAGACAACACCTAGGTAAACATGTTGGACCTGCCTTTATTAACATTTTTTAGTTATATTATATTTTCATTGTTGTAACACATGTGCTATAATAGGTATTTTCTTCGACTGCAAATAAGTGACTCTACAACAACTACAACATGCACTGTATTTGATGATGAAGCACAAAGAATGATCAACACATCTATCTCAAACTTATTGGATTCCCTTAATGGAAACTGTGAAGACGTGCCCAAGATTATACAACAACTATATGGAAAAATACTTATCTTTCGATTCAAGTTGAGCAGCCAAAACTTGACTGAAGGGAAGGCAGGCTATTTAGTAAAAAGAACATTTGTGCCTAATGAAAATCTTGAAACAAAATTCCTGAATGATAAAGATAAGAAGGTAAGGAATATTTCCTATATTCTTAAATTAGGTAATAGTATTCTCTTATATTATAGATTAATATCTTTATATCTTTATGGATTCTTCCTGACAGGAATTGATGCATGATGAACTGGATACATCAAATTTTGCTGCGCATTGTAAAGAAGATATGGAAGATAGGGATGAAAGCAACATACATTTCAGTGCATGTAAGAGAAATAATTCATCATCAAGAAGTAGATGTATCATATTAGATGATGACTCAGACGA
This region includes:
- the LOC133909443 gene encoding pentatricopeptide repeat-containing protein At3g29230-like; this translates as MPPRLAVAQSSLLYRLRGCRSASHALQCHALLLTSGRLLASPVRLSNLLLLALASVPAPTAHAHADAVFARLPELVARHPFPWNTLIRAHAHASPRKALLYYARMRRGGVTPDAYTFPASLKACGCAPGCRVGLLVHAEAVRRGLGGDLYTANALISFYCRIRDCRSGRKVFDEIGGGVRDLVSWNSMVSGYVACGEMDLAQELFDETPQRDAFSWATMIDGYGKQAGGVDRARELFDQMPCRDLVCWNSMIDGYARHGRMDEARALFEEMPQRNVISWSVVIDGYVRCGEAKEALEYFQSMLRCGVRPDRVAAVGAVTACAQLGAMEQGRWLHSYLEKKKVLFDVVVQTALIDMYMKCGRLDLAMMIFESMAEKSVVTWNVMIVGLGTHGYGLDAVMLFHRMEAEAAPMDDLSVLAVLTACTHAGLVSEGLGIFHRMRKDFGIDPKVEHYGALVDLLGRSGRLDQARHAIETMPMEPTPELWGSLLAACRSHRCVELAELSVERLANLGADDSGVYVLLSNIYADEGMWEDVLKIRKLMSAEGMKKDIGRSVIEVDGEIHEFVNGGSSHLCKDEIYSTLWSLSNTAAST